A genomic region of Catalinimonas niigatensis contains the following coding sequences:
- a CDS encoding retropepsin-like aspartic protease translates to MYPLILSPKRGGILCLIGFFAMLQTHAFPPVDNSKIFSLTSSLHSTEIPFRLVNDLIVIPVIVDGKQQMNFLVDTGTRTPLILHNRYVKNLDLSPGRKVHFQGAGGDNTVQGTVVPDMRLQIGDAFAKNIGIVVLGHNPLSHLKLDGITIHGIIGASLFHSFAVEIDFLSQVIRLHNNPDFLKTANYSSIPMQVNLSRPVLQVPVEWEDSIHTLNLMIDTGFNHHLLIYDHSDIHFRAPKMEKIGMGYSGNIMGNTANIKRLYVGERTFFDVHTCFPLRSDYKANGIGDGIMGNALLKQFCVVLDYANNRFHIKEFIPWQPTTLTKIAKAT, encoded by the coding sequence ATGTACCCATTAATATTATCCCCAAAAAGAGGAGGAATACTTTGCCTCATTGGCTTCTTTGCCATGCTCCAAACACATGCCTTTCCTCCTGTAGACAACTCAAAAATATTCAGCCTAACCTCCAGTCTGCACTCTACCGAAATTCCATTTAGGCTAGTCAATGATTTGATTGTCATACCCGTTATAGTGGACGGCAAGCAACAAATGAATTTTCTAGTAGATACCGGTACCAGGACGCCACTCATCCTCCACAACCGTTATGTGAAAAACCTTGATTTATCGCCGGGCAGAAAGGTGCATTTCCAGGGAGCAGGGGGTGATAATACGGTGCAGGGTACGGTAGTGCCTGATATGCGTTTGCAAATTGGGGATGCTTTTGCAAAAAATATAGGAATTGTCGTACTGGGTCATAATCCTCTGAGCCATTTGAAGCTTGATGGAATCACCATACATGGCATTATAGGTGCTTCTCTTTTCCATAGTTTTGCAGTAGAGATAGATTTTCTCAGTCAGGTCATCCGTCTTCACAACAATCCGGATTTTCTGAAAACGGCTAACTACTCTTCTATTCCCATGCAGGTAAACTTAAGCAGACCGGTCTTACAAGTTCCGGTAGAATGGGAAGACAGCATACATACCCTAAACCTTATGATCGATACCGGTTTCAATCACCACCTGCTCATCTATGACCATTCAGACATTCACTTTCGTGCTCCAAAGATGGAGAAGATTGGTATGGGGTATAGTGGTAATATTATGGGCAATACGGCTAATATAAAACGTTTGTATGTGGGAGAACGGACTTTTTTTGATGTACATACCTGCTTCCCCTTACGTTCAGACTATAAAGCTAATGGTATTGGGGACGGCATTATGGGCAATGCCCTGTTAAAGCAGTTTTGTGTGGTACTGGATTATGCAAACAACCGCTTTCATATCAAAGAGTTTATCCCCTGGCAGCCTACAACCCTTACTAAAATCGCAAAAGCGACATAA
- a CDS encoding response regulator transcription factor, with protein MIEEINNMSEDTNRITIIEDNEVVREGFALLIGSVSEHEVVSTYDNCEDALKNLKKDKPNIILMDLELPGMHGVEGTRRIKKQLPEVAIIVITVHANSDLVFQALCAGASGYITKNAGHSKLLDAIAEVQKGGAPMSSQIARMVVQSFQKNTDSPLTARETEVLELLAKGKSYTVIADELFVHKETIKSHIKNIYTKLQVNSKADAIEKALRDRLI; from the coding sequence ATGATAGAGGAGATCAACAATATGTCAGAGGATACGAATAGAATAACCATCATAGAGGACAATGAAGTAGTAAGAGAAGGCTTTGCCTTGCTCATTGGCAGCGTGAGCGAGCATGAAGTCGTAAGCACTTATGACAACTGCGAAGACGCGCTGAAAAACCTCAAAAAAGACAAGCCCAATATCATTCTGATGGATCTGGAACTGCCTGGTATGCATGGCGTTGAAGGAACCCGTCGCATCAAAAAACAATTGCCGGAAGTGGCTATCATTGTCATCACAGTACACGCCAATAGCGACCTGGTGTTTCAGGCACTCTGTGCAGGAGCGTCTGGTTACATCACCAAAAATGCCGGGCACAGTAAACTGTTGGATGCCATTGCAGAAGTGCAAAAAGGTGGCGCCCCCATGAGTAGCCAGATCGCCCGTATGGTGGTGCAATCCTTCCAAAAAAATACAGACTCACCCCTGACAGCCCGCGAAACGGAAGTGTTGGAGTTACTAGCCAAAGGGAAAAGCTATACGGTAATTGCTGACGAGCTCTTTGTCCATAAAGAAACCATCAAATCACATATCAAAAATATCTATACCAAACTTCAGGTGAATAGCAAAGCGGATGCGATAGAAAAAGCTTTGCGGGACAGACTGATCTAA
- a CDS encoding two-component regulator propeller domain-containing protein has product MKYILLFILSLYGYQASAQSYSFSQYEVEDGLIQSSVNCFLQDQYGNLWVGTSGGLSNFDGQEFINYGVQDGLPGNHVYDIFQYGDSLLIATHEGLSVFDGSAFHNFAIKDSLGQPLPVQIIFRDQEGQVNLIMAAQILGVFDGKTIHLRGKLTEEHISSVAADASGLPWITTYQGNLYTFQKDTLVDTGAGHDVPYYFSDLIFDDQQQLWLAAMHHVLRYDPSTNQLETFPLVLPEFGRTFKLTQDSEGMIWVGTSDGTFCFDPEKQKIDHKSRAFDGSVINNIYKDHEGNLWFGSFGDGFYKFKGRLFTKLRQEEGLKGKTFMAVMKDSQGSYWFGSYGGGVDQLSGHEVINFDTEKGLSNNFISTLAEDSSGAIWIGTHHGLNRYDGHQFTTYDMQDGLPYNGIFSSFRAPDQTMWFGTKAGPVYWQNNTFHPIQDEQGKAFDKPIMLMQTWKEDAYLFASEKEVYLIKDQHASLFLSAEQLNQGHIIAMAQDTKGHLWLAAVSGELYHYHPETRAIRHLNRIYDIPNSLIYSMIFADDGSLLLGTQRGINRLFFYEDGSLQKVQHYGKNEGFLGVETNANAILKDDDGSIWFGTVNGMYRYNLHEEHHDFDQIMPHLTGVKLSYQDTNWKRFTDSVSHWYQIPHHLTLPYQHNHLMFTFKAVSLSKPDQVMYSFILEGYEDEWSPATGRSEAVYPNLPPGAYTFKVKARSPNGVWSEEPIAYAFVISPPYWHTWWFYMISFLLLIMLIRLYIYWNLRREREQRLQLEFEVKGRTREIQALNNSLEKRVKDRTAELELSNKKFEVEFELRKLDQEKLAQREREYRQLVNNLREIIFKTNIRGELTFLNDRWQEYMGYGAGESIGRHFTQYLFEPENERARYLQVFDSIIARELPHFEAELRMIRKDGNSFWAKVSVRIEYNEEGEIIGTNGSLVDIDQRKKAEFALRASEDRYKFLIENTQDVITLQSLNLIYFYASPRIFEVAGLEPEDIIGKSSLNYLHPDDSEAYLQLKEEVTQLKTSKGRVVRFKDGSGEFRWYETFLKPIFDENGELRNFISSSRDVTDKVELSKEIEKVRKKVAQDFHDEMGNNLASISVLSQIIQNKLGHQSNGVEALLNKIDVAAKNLFSGTRDFIWAIDPKNDNLKEVYFNLKDFAEELFDNTGINFYASFDQEDEDIRLKLPSGWSRQLVLIFKEAFTNALKYANASCVSMCFHVDNESFYIQVKDNGKGFSLDKESGFRGINNMRDRAAKIKAQFDIHSDAIEGSRVVLKRKITHFGLVKTEAK; this is encoded by the coding sequence ATGAAGTACATTTTGCTTTTCATCCTTAGCCTTTATGGGTATCAGGCTTCTGCCCAAAGCTATAGCTTCTCTCAGTATGAGGTGGAAGACGGACTGATACAGTCTTCTGTCAATTGTTTTCTGCAAGACCAGTATGGGAATCTGTGGGTAGGTACTTCCGGGGGACTTAGTAACTTTGACGGGCAGGAATTCATCAACTATGGAGTACAGGATGGCTTACCGGGCAATCATGTATATGATATTTTTCAATACGGTGATTCATTACTCATTGCTACCCATGAGGGGCTGTCGGTATTTGATGGCAGTGCTTTTCATAATTTTGCAATAAAAGACAGCCTGGGCCAGCCACTGCCGGTACAGATTATCTTCCGTGATCAGGAAGGACAGGTAAATCTCATTATGGCTGCACAAATACTGGGTGTGTTTGACGGTAAAACGATCCATTTACGTGGAAAATTAACCGAAGAACATATTTCCAGCGTAGCTGCTGATGCTTCTGGCCTGCCCTGGATCACAACTTACCAGGGTAATTTGTATACTTTTCAAAAGGATACCCTAGTAGATACGGGTGCCGGTCATGATGTACCTTATTATTTTAGCGACCTTATCTTTGACGACCAGCAGCAACTGTGGCTTGCTGCCATGCATCATGTCCTCCGTTACGATCCTTCCACAAATCAGTTGGAAACGTTTCCCTTAGTACTCCCTGAGTTTGGTCGTACTTTTAAACTTACCCAGGACAGTGAGGGGATGATCTGGGTGGGAACCTCCGATGGCACTTTCTGTTTTGATCCGGAAAAGCAGAAAATAGATCATAAGAGCCGGGCTTTTGATGGTTCAGTGATTAATAACATATATAAAGACCATGAAGGTAACTTATGGTTTGGCTCATTTGGAGATGGTTTTTATAAATTCAAAGGCAGGCTTTTTACTAAACTAAGGCAGGAGGAAGGACTGAAAGGCAAAACTTTCATGGCCGTGATGAAAGATAGCCAGGGCAGCTACTGGTTTGGTTCTTATGGTGGGGGAGTAGACCAGTTGAGTGGGCATGAAGTGATTAACTTTGATACTGAAAAAGGACTAAGCAACAACTTTATTTCCACCTTGGCTGAAGACAGCAGTGGAGCCATCTGGATAGGTACGCATCACGGACTGAACCGCTATGACGGACATCAGTTTACAACCTACGATATGCAGGATGGCCTTCCTTACAATGGGATATTCAGTTCGTTCCGTGCCCCTGATCAGACCATGTGGTTTGGTACCAAAGCAGGACCGGTGTACTGGCAAAATAATACTTTCCATCCCATTCAGGATGAGCAGGGTAAAGCTTTTGATAAACCCATTATGCTTATGCAAACCTGGAAAGAGGATGCATATCTCTTTGCTTCTGAAAAGGAAGTTTACCTTATCAAAGATCAGCATGCCTCGCTTTTTTTATCAGCAGAGCAGCTGAATCAGGGACATATCATTGCAATGGCACAGGATACAAAAGGTCATCTATGGCTTGCTGCTGTGAGCGGAGAGCTATACCATTATCATCCTGAAACACGTGCAATAAGACACCTCAACAGGATTTATGATATCCCGAACAGTCTCATCTATTCTATGATTTTTGCAGATGACGGAAGCCTGCTGCTGGGTACACAAAGAGGCATCAACCGACTGTTTTTTTATGAAGATGGTAGCCTGCAAAAGGTGCAGCATTATGGTAAGAACGAAGGTTTTTTGGGTGTAGAAACGAATGCCAATGCTATTCTTAAAGATGATGATGGAAGTATTTGGTTTGGCACAGTCAACGGCATGTATCGCTACAACCTGCATGAAGAACATCATGATTTTGATCAGATCATGCCCCATCTCACCGGTGTTAAATTGTCTTATCAGGATACCAATTGGAAGCGCTTCACTGATTCAGTGAGTCACTGGTATCAGATTCCTCATCATCTTACCTTGCCTTATCAGCACAATCACCTGATGTTTACCTTCAAAGCAGTAAGCCTGAGCAAGCCTGATCAGGTCATGTACAGCTTTATACTGGAGGGCTACGAAGATGAATGGTCTCCTGCCACAGGTCGCTCTGAGGCGGTATACCCAAATTTACCTCCCGGAGCGTATACATTTAAGGTAAAAGCCCGCAGCCCTAATGGGGTATGGTCAGAAGAGCCGATAGCTTATGCCTTTGTTATCTCTCCTCCCTACTGGCATACCTGGTGGTTTTATATGATCAGCTTCCTGTTGCTGATTATGCTGATCCGCCTGTATATTTACTGGAACCTGAGACGGGAGCGGGAGCAGCGCCTGCAACTGGAGTTTGAGGTGAAAGGGCGGACCCGTGAAATACAGGCGTTGAACAATTCACTGGAAAAAAGAGTGAAAGACAGGACCGCTGAGCTGGAACTGAGTAATAAGAAATTTGAAGTGGAATTTGAACTGCGCAAACTGGATCAGGAGAAGCTGGCCCAGCGGGAAAGAGAATATCGGCAATTGGTCAACAACCTGAGAGAGATTATCTTCAAGACCAATATCAGGGGGGAGCTTACTTTCCTGAACGACCGCTGGCAGGAATACATGGGATATGGTGCCGGAGAGTCTATCGGCAGACATTTTACACAATACCTCTTTGAACCGGAGAATGAAAGAGCACGCTACCTACAGGTATTCGACTCTATTATTGCCAGAGAGCTTCCTCATTTTGAAGCGGAACTGAGGATGATCAGAAAAGATGGGAACAGTTTCTGGGCCAAAGTATCGGTAAGAATAGAATACAATGAAGAAGGAGAAATCATCGGAACCAATGGTAGCTTAGTAGATATAGACCAACGCAAAAAAGCGGAATTCGCCCTCAGGGCCAGCGAAGACCGCTATAAGTTTTTGATAGAAAACACCCAGGATGTCATTACCTTACAATCGCTGAATTTGATTTACTTTTACGCTTCTCCCCGTATATTTGAAGTAGCAGGTCTGGAGCCGGAAGATATTATAGGTAAATCCAGTTTAAATTATCTACACCCCGATGATAGTGAAGCCTATCTGCAACTCAAAGAAGAAGTTACGCAGCTAAAGACCAGCAAAGGAAGAGTCGTACGTTTTAAAGATGGAAGTGGTGAATTTCGCTGGTACGAAACCTTCCTGAAACCTATTTTTGATGAAAATGGGGAGCTACGCAATTTTATCTCCTCCAGTCGGGATGTGACGGATAAAGTAGAGCTATCTAAAGAAATTGAAAAAGTACGTAAAAAAGTAGCACAGGATTTCCACGATGAGATGGGAAATAATCTGGCCAGCATCTCAGTCTTATCTCAGATCATACAAAATAAGCTGGGCCATCAGAGCAATGGAGTAGAGGCTTTGCTCAACAAAATAGATGTGGCTGCCAAAAATCTTTTTAGTGGAACCCGGGATTTTATCTGGGCGATTGATCCTAAAAATGATAATTTGAAAGAAGTTTACTTCAATCTCAAAGATTTTGCAGAAGAGCTTTTTGACAATACCGGGATCAACTTTTACGCAAGCTTTGATCAGGAAGATGAGGACATCCGCCTCAAGCTACCTTCAGGCTGGAGTCGTCAGCTGGTATTGATCTTCAAAGAGGCTTTTACCAATGCCCTTAAATACGCAAATGCAAGCTGCGTGAGTATGTGTTTTCATGTGGATAATGAGTCTTTTTATATACAGGTAAAAGACAATGGAAAAGGCTTTTCTCTGGATAAAGAAAGTGGGTTTAGAGGAATCAACAATATGAGGGATCGTGCCGCCAAGATCAAAGCGCAGTTTGATATTCATTCTGATGCCATCGAGGGCTCCAGGGTAGTGCTGAAAAGAAAAATCACCCATTTTGGGTTAGTGAAAACAGAGGCTAAATAG
- a CDS encoding vitamin K epoxide reductase family protein, whose translation MNITAIRHQLRQGQSESLKRRRKIALLSALGILDFIPISLYQLGIIRHMPDLPGKIFDSDKANGSKDAYIMGVPDGPISLVLYGLNIVLASAGGSAKSGRHPIFDVLLGGVILGSVVGGISYMYNMIFKQQKACIYCITGALLNFSMLRPLIPEVRKSLKQIFR comes from the coding sequence ATGAATATTACTGCCATTCGCCACCAGCTCCGCCAGGGTCAGAGTGAATCCCTGAAGAGAAGACGTAAAATTGCTTTGCTTTCCGCATTGGGTATCCTGGATTTTATCCCCATTTCCCTTTATCAATTGGGGATCATTCGTCATATGCCTGATCTCCCCGGTAAAATTTTTGATTCAGACAAAGCCAACGGTTCCAAAGATGCTTATATTATGGGCGTCCCTGATGGTCCTATTAGTTTGGTGCTTTATGGACTGAATATTGTCCTTGCCTCTGCCGGTGGCAGCGCTAAGTCCGGGAGGCATCCCATCTTTGATGTATTGCTGGGAGGAGTTATCCTGGGTTCAGTCGTTGGAGGCATCAGCTATATGTACAATATGATTTTCAAGCAACAAAAGGCCTGCATTTACTGTATTACGGGCGCACTCCTCAATTTTTCCATGTTACGCCCTCTGATTCCTGAAGTGCGAAAAAGCCTGAAGCAAATTTTCAGATAA
- a CDS encoding WD40/YVTN/BNR-like repeat-containing protein — protein MIGLLLLTFACDDDDQGTRETKVTFTELGLEGKTVHELNLVGDALFAATDDGLFVKDLSTDADWELAGLEDENVKAFVAIDEDTYLASVTVFGTLDHHLFKSTDGGESWIEVETNFGGLDPEGMADLEYNSTTEELFAVGVGVVAKSTDLGESWEPMYGEWGAFASGMDFVAQHPQSGNLWASGQNGIEQFSLVKYEKSSDAWEEWVGLLRSPSVGKDIAFDPGNNTSLIVGGEHGIIHSSNEGDSWTTILEDHADTTRFYFGVDYDKNIKDRIYAASWLKEFTNPQPLILKISEDGGENWKEFRHNDNDLMGGVYDMLQVKEGNKTLLYLGLFKGGVYLATVEN, from the coding sequence ATGATCGGACTTTTATTATTGACTTTTGCTTGTGATGATGACGATCAGGGAACAAGGGAGACTAAGGTCACTTTTACTGAGCTGGGGCTGGAGGGTAAGACCGTTCATGAACTTAACCTGGTAGGTGATGCACTGTTTGCTGCTACCGATGATGGGCTTTTTGTCAAAGACCTCAGCACGGATGCTGACTGGGAACTTGCAGGACTGGAAGATGAAAATGTGAAAGCTTTCGTAGCCATTGATGAAGATACCTATCTGGCTTCGGTGACCGTCTTTGGAACGCTTGATCATCATCTCTTCAAAAGTACTGACGGAGGTGAAAGTTGGATTGAAGTGGAAACTAACTTTGGAGGTCTGGACCCTGAAGGTATGGCTGACCTGGAATACAATAGTACTACAGAAGAGCTTTTTGCTGTGGGTGTTGGCGTAGTAGCCAAATCCACTGACCTGGGAGAAAGCTGGGAACCTATGTACGGCGAATGGGGTGCTTTTGCCAGTGGTATGGACTTTGTAGCTCAGCATCCGCAGAGTGGAAACCTCTGGGCTTCCGGACAAAATGGTATTGAACAGTTCAGTCTGGTCAAATATGAAAAAAGTAGTGATGCATGGGAAGAATGGGTGGGTTTACTGAGATCGCCCAGCGTAGGTAAGGACATCGCTTTTGACCCCGGCAACAATACCAGTCTGATCGTCGGTGGTGAACATGGCATCATCCATAGCAGCAATGAGGGAGATAGCTGGACTACTATCCTGGAAGATCATGCAGACACTACTCGCTTTTACTTTGGTGTGGATTATGACAAAAATATCAAAGACAGGATCTACGCCGCCAGTTGGTTAAAAGAGTTTACCAATCCTCAACCTTTGATCTTAAAAATTTCGGAAGATGGAGGAGAAAACTGGAAGGAATTCAGGCATAATGACAACGACCTTATGGGCGGAGTCTATGATATGCTACAGGTCAAGGAAGGCAACAAAACCTTGCTTTACCTGGGTCTTTTCAAAGGCGGAGTGTATCTGGCTACGGTAGAAAATTAG
- a CDS encoding BaiN/RdsA family NAD(P)/FAD-dependent oxidoreductase yields MSKRIIVCGGGASGFFAAINIAEKHPDYEVTLLEKSSQILSKVKVSGGGRCNVTNARTQASELVKFYPRGEKKLQPLFKAFSTTDMVDWLAEKGVKTHTEVDLRMFPISNSSQTIIDCFLEAARASGVHLKKNCGISAFYPLANSWKVLTQDGNELEADALVMATGAAPSVWKKLEELGLHMESAVPSLFTFNIKDLRLEGLSGMSFQEVNVRVTSTKLEEQGPLLITHWGLSGPAVLKLSAWGARWLEEQKYHFSIQVNFLPELNFEQFRQQLLQFKAEHPTRKVKNFHLEEVPNRYWERLLAYLEINPEIPFGELPNKLLNKLTVELTQATFEVRGKSTFKEEFVTCGGVALSEVNLKTMESKRFPGLYFSGEVLDIDALTGGFNFQACWTTAWLISEAI; encoded by the coding sequence TTGAGTAAAAGGATAATTGTGTGTGGAGGAGGGGCTTCCGGCTTCTTTGCAGCCATTAATATTGCTGAGAAACATCCTGACTATGAGGTTACTTTACTGGAGAAAAGCAGCCAGATACTGAGCAAAGTGAAGGTATCGGGAGGAGGCAGATGCAATGTGACCAATGCCCGGACGCAAGCTTCCGAACTGGTAAAATTTTATCCCCGTGGGGAAAAAAAACTACAGCCTCTTTTCAAAGCATTTTCTACTACAGATATGGTAGACTGGCTGGCTGAGAAAGGAGTGAAAACCCATACAGAAGTGGATTTGCGCATGTTTCCCATCAGCAATTCATCTCAGACAATCATTGACTGCTTTCTGGAGGCAGCTCGTGCCAGCGGCGTGCACCTCAAAAAGAATTGCGGTATATCGGCCTTTTATCCTTTAGCCAATAGCTGGAAAGTCTTGACTCAGGATGGAAACGAACTGGAAGCCGATGCCCTGGTGATGGCGACCGGTGCTGCCCCTTCGGTTTGGAAGAAACTGGAAGAGCTTGGCCTGCACATGGAAAGCGCAGTTCCTTCACTATTTACTTTCAACATCAAAGACCTCCGGCTGGAAGGCTTGTCGGGCATGAGCTTTCAGGAGGTAAATGTACGGGTGACGAGCACCAAACTGGAAGAGCAGGGACCTTTGCTTATTACCCACTGGGGGTTAAGCGGACCAGCCGTGCTGAAGCTTTCTGCCTGGGGAGCAAGATGGCTGGAAGAGCAAAAGTACCACTTCAGCATTCAGGTTAATTTTTTGCCTGAGCTCAATTTTGAGCAATTTCGTCAGCAGTTACTTCAGTTCAAAGCAGAACATCCTACACGCAAGGTCAAGAATTTTCATCTGGAGGAAGTCCCAAACCGCTATTGGGAGCGTCTTTTAGCCTATCTGGAAATTAATCCTGAGATACCCTTTGGCGAATTGCCTAACAAGCTGCTCAATAAACTGACGGTAGAGTTGACTCAGGCTACTTTTGAGGTAAGGGGAAAAAGTACGTTCAAAGAAGAGTTTGTGACCTGTGGCGGTGTAGCTTTGTCGGAAGTAAATCTTAAGACAATGGAAAGCAAACGCTTTCCCGGATTGTATTTTAGTGGTGAGGTACTGGATATTGATGCACTCACTGGAGGCTTTAACTTCCAGGCCTGCTGGACTACTGCCTGGCTGATTTCGGAGGCGATTTAG
- a CDS encoding transglycosylase domain-containing protein, translating into MVLSLLTLYYTVIVLKARDETPRIVQKVLESDRIKLQLEDFTERQMGILLSVQDPRFYEHKGIDLQTPGAGKTTLAQGLCKFYYFDEFKRGIDKPKLMLIARFAFNELVPKDTQMLLFINEVYLGHYNGKQVKGFEDAAQTYFDKSFKELTLEEYIALVAMIRMPNGHHIKKKPQEHQLRVMRVNRFLKGEYVPKDNSDQFYDRE; encoded by the coding sequence TTGGTACTATCACTGCTCACACTTTACTATACGGTAATTGTGCTCAAGGCAAGGGATGAGACACCCCGTATTGTTCAGAAAGTATTGGAGTCGGATAGGATCAAATTGCAACTGGAAGATTTTACAGAACGACAGATGGGCATACTGTTATCCGTACAAGACCCGAGGTTTTACGAACATAAAGGAATAGACCTGCAAACCCCAGGTGCAGGAAAAACTACCCTGGCGCAGGGGTTATGCAAGTTTTATTATTTTGATGAATTTAAAAGAGGCATAGATAAGCCCAAACTGATGCTGATCGCCCGCTTTGCTTTTAATGAACTGGTTCCCAAAGACACACAAATGTTGCTTTTTATCAACGAAGTGTATCTGGGACATTACAATGGCAAACAGGTAAAAGGTTTTGAAGATGCTGCACAAACTTATTTTGACAAATCTTTCAAGGAGTTGACCCTGGAAGAATACATCGCTTTAGTCGCTATGATACGTATGCCGAATGGACATCATATCAAAAAGAAGCCGCAGGAGCATCAGCTTAGGGTGATGCGGGTCAATAGATTCCTCAAAGGTGAATATGTCCCCAAAGACAATAGTGATCAGTTTTATGATCGTGAGTAA
- a CDS encoding phosphoribosylpyrophosphate synthetase: MKSYDTLQEAIKELRQQGYQHDFNLEKDKIYCKNLNMYYKPKEFEVKETHRFEGMSNPDDNDVLYAIVTSVGDKGIMVDAYGAYAESISPELLQKLKFKYE, translated from the coding sequence ATGAAAAGTTACGATACACTACAGGAAGCTATTAAAGAGCTGCGCCAGCAGGGATACCAACATGATTTCAATCTTGAAAAGGATAAAATTTACTGCAAAAACCTGAACATGTACTACAAACCAAAAGAGTTTGAAGTCAAAGAAACGCACCGTTTTGAAGGCATGAGTAATCCTGATGATAACGACGTTTTGTATGCTATCGTCACCAGTGTAGGTGATAAAGGTATAATGGTAGATGCCTATGGCGCGTATGCGGAAAGCATTTCTCCTGAGCTGTTACAAAAACTTAAATTTAAGTATGAATAA
- a CDS encoding (4Fe-4S)-binding protein, producing the protein MNKEEIIKTYTNGEITVVWDAAKCRHTGICLAGLPRVFNLKQKPWIDMSAADTASIEKQVSLCPSGALGTQDNDTYYTGQSDGAAEVVLTPGGPLTLYGKVLIKNLRGKTINEVDNPSFCRCGKSAQPPFCDGGHARHT; encoded by the coding sequence ATGAATAAAGAAGAAATCATTAAAACCTATACGAATGGTGAAATTACGGTGGTATGGGATGCTGCTAAATGCCGCCATACCGGAATTTGTCTGGCAGGCTTGCCCCGGGTATTTAACCTGAAGCAAAAACCCTGGATAGATATGTCAGCGGCAGATACAGCTTCTATTGAAAAGCAGGTATCCCTATGTCCTTCAGGGGCGCTGGGGACTCAGGATAATGATACCTATTATACAGGTCAGTCTGATGGGGCAGCAGAAGTGGTACTGACGCCCGGCGGACCTTTGACCCTATATGGCAAGGTTCTCATCAAAAACCTCAGAGGAAAAACGATCAATGAAGTAGATAATCCTTCTTTTTGCCGCTGTGGTAAATCTGCACAGCCTCCTTTTTGCGACGGAGGTCACGCCCGCCATACCTGA